One Peromyscus leucopus breed LL Stock chromosome 4, UCI_PerLeu_2.1, whole genome shotgun sequence genomic region harbors:
- the Npepl1 gene encoding LOW QUALITY PROTEIN: probable aminopeptidase NPEPL1 (The sequence of the model RefSeq protein was modified relative to this genomic sequence to represent the inferred CDS: inserted 1 base in 1 codon), giving the protein MASVGLQFQASAGDADPXSRPLLLLGQLQHLHRVPWSHVRGKLQPRVTEELWQAALATLNPNPTDSCPLYLNCATVAALPSRVSRHNSPSAAHFITRLVRTCLPPGSHRCVLMVCEQPEVFASACALARAFPLFTHRSGASRRTEKRTVVVEFFLVGQDNGPVEVSTLQCLTNAAEAVRLAARIVDTPCNEMNTDIFLEEITQVGKELGITPTIIRDEQLKTRGFGGIYGVGKAALHPPALAILSHTPDGATQTIAWVGKGIVYDTGGLSIKGKTTMPGMKRDCGGAAAILGAFRAAIKQGFKDNLHAVFCLAENAVGPNATRPDDIHLLYSGKTVEINNTDAEGRLVLADGVSYACKDLGADIIVDMATLTGAQGIATGKYHAAVLTNSAEWEVACVKAGRKCGDLVHPLVYCPELHFSEFTSAVADMKNSVADRDNSPSSCAGLFIASHIGFDWPGVWVHLDIAAPVHAGERATGFGVALLLALFGRASEDPLLNLVSPLDYEVDAQQGDDVGRDSKRRRLV; this is encoded by the exons atGGCGAGCGTGGGGTTGCAGTTCCAAGCGAGCGCCGGGGACGCTGACC AGAGCCGGCCCCTACTGTTGCTGGGCCAGCTGCAACACCTGCACCGCGTGCCCTGGAGCCACGTCCGCGGGAAGCTGCAGCCCCGGGTCACCGAGGAG CTCTGGCAGGCAGCTCTGGCCACGCTCAACCCCAACCCCACGGACAGCTGTCCCCTCTACCTGAACTGTGCCACCGTGGCGGCTCTGCCTTCCAGGGTGAGCCGGCATAACAGCCCTTCCGCTGCCCACTTCATCACCAGGCTTGTGCGAACCTGCCTGCCACCTGGAAGCCACCGGTGTGTCCTG ATGGTCTGTGAACAGCCCGAGGTTTTCGCCTCTGCCTGTGCCCTGGCCCGGGCCTTCCCACTCTTCACACACCGCTCAGGGGCATCCCGGCGCACAGAGAAGAGGACGGTCGTGGTGGAATTCTTCCTGGTGGGACAAGACAATGGCCCAGTGGAAGTGTCCACCTTGCAA tgTTTAACCAATGCCGCAGAAGCTGTGCGGCTAGCCGCCCGTATTGTGGACACTCCATGCAATGAGATGAACACAGACATCTTCCTTGAG GAGATTACTCAAGTTGGAAAGGAGCTGGGGATCACCCCCACCATCATCCGGGATGAGCAGCTGAAGACCAGAGGATTTGGAG GAATCTATGGGGTCGGCAAAGCTGCCCTCCACCCGCCTGCTCTGGCCATCCTCAGCCATACCCCTGATGGGGCCACACAGACCATTGCCTGGGTGGGCAAGGGTATCGTCTATGACACCGGTGGCCTCAGCATCAAAGGGAAG ACCACTATGCCAGGGATGAAGCGAGATTGTGGGGGTGCCGCAGCCATCCTGGGAGCCTTCAGAGCTGCCATCAAGCAG GGTTTCAAAGATAACCTCCATGCTGTGTTCTGCTTGGCTGAGAATGCTGTGGGCCCCaatgccaccaggcctgatgacATTCACCTTCTGTACTCAGGAAA GACCGTAGAGATAAACAACACAGATGCCGAAGGCAGGCTGGTGCTAGCCGATGGCGTGTCCTATGCTTGCAAAGACCTGGGAGCTGACATCATCGTGGACATGGCCACATTGACTGGAGCACAG GGCATTGCCACAGGGAAGTACCATGCAGCCGTGCTCACCAACAGTGCCGAGTGGGAGGTGGCCTGCGTGAAGGCTGGCCGGAAGTGCGGGGACCTGGTCCACCCTCTGGTCTACTGCCCTGAGCTGCACTTCAGCGAGTTCACCTCAGCTGTGGCTGACATGAAGAACTCAGTGGCG GACCGAGACAACAGCCCCAGCTCCTGCGCTGGCCTCTTCATTGCTTCACACATCGGATTTGACTGGCCTGGGGTCTGGGTCCATCTGGACATCGCAGCTCCAGTGCATGCT GGAGAGCGAGCCACGGGCTTTGGTGTGGCCCTGCTATTGGCACTTTTTGGCCGTGCCTCCGAGGATCCACTGCTGAACCTGGTTTCCCCACTGGACTATGAGGTGGATGCCCAGCAGGGTGATGATGTGGGACGTGACTCCAAGAGACGCAGGCTCGTGTGA